In Apis cerana isolate GH-2021 linkage group LG3, AcerK_1.0, whole genome shotgun sequence, the sequence ttcatatactttaaatttttttaccaatCGAAATTAGGTCATCAAGATAAAGGGAAATCCATATACTTACATTATTCGCATTTTTgatgaatcaaaatataatgaattaaataaatagaagaatttaagatatttgaaatattttttatattttatgatattaattatacgattacatgaattgtttatttttttttttacatatctgTGATATTcagtatgaaattatttttagtcaaattattaattattaattagtcaaactaatttttatagtaaGTGTATTATCTGTAAATTAGAAGATTGTagctattaatttataatttttatacacataataacattttaatattttatatatctgtgaattaatatatattaagaaaaggaaacaaagttacatatacatacatattttcaaCAGCCTTGTAATAATGTCTAAAAAGACTAATTGCAACAAGATGTTAGTTCATCAGTTATCATCAGTGCTACCTGATGATAGACCTATCACAGCCATAAGTGTTGTTGAAGATATAGATAAGTGTCCACCAAATTTTACAGTGGTAtgttataagataatattatatttatattttttatcatattttatttaatgtttataaaaatatttttgaattaattattttatatataactatttacattattacattattaaataattcaactttttaattcaaataattatttttaaattttatttattaaacaattaatatcacaaaataatcataaattatgaattattattttactattaggTATCAAGAACATATGATCAAGATACTGATGCTGATTTATGGAGAGAAAGTGggctttttattaaaaaaaaaggtagatatatatgtttttcaaaGACTGAAGGTTTACCTCAGTGCGTTGTTGAAGATATAGCAGTCATTAATGAACGAGATACTCCTCCAGAAGGATACAGCATAATTTCTTACACTGTAGATTCAAGTGAGCATACGTAAGAGTGATTAATATatcacttattaaaaaaatattttcatttaatacatTGCAGTAATGAATTTTAGTGCAGAAAGCATGGAGAAAGAAACAAGTGtgctataaaattagaaataaagaattatgcTCAAAAGCAGTTACTGATATTATCATATGTAGTAGACTTATacataaagtttataatacaTCCAAAATGGCACCAAACGGATTTATTGCTGctgggtatatatatatatatttatatatataaatatgttaaaatgttataaaaatttaattattttattattattttctttattttttttcagtattGTTAATGGAGTTTGTGTTTGCTACAAAACTGTGGatattgtaaatgaaaattcaaattcacaatcatatgttaatatagagtatgaatcattttattttagaaattagaattagaatatatttatatcaattcttatataataattattatatactatattttatctagGTTACTTCAAAGTGTTTCTCCAAATTCATCAAATGGAACATCTCATAGAATACCTCCTGAAAGACCACCAAAACCAACAAATGGAGTTTATCCACAAATTAGTGGAACTGGAGGAAAGGATATAGAAGAATCTGACGATAGAGATTATGAAATTCTGAATCCTAATGTAAGAATTAGACCAACTAGACCTGCTCCACAACCTCCTACGTCAATAATTACTGGATCTACATCAATTTATGGTACACTGCCAGGATCTTCTGATTTAGATGGAGTtccatttattctaaattcacGTCTTAGTGTTCATTCTGATTCTTCTActgtaagttatttttatagaagttTGTATTTTCATGTTCATTatgtttttttgtaattaattatttacagaataaacttcctgtaattaaaatttggactcaagaaaatttggataaagaggtaagattgaaatatataatatattaatacacttgattataatatattatattatataatatattaatatatttttattctttatttttttttttttttgttagtttttttatgattttcgtGCAGAGAGAGAAACTTGAAGAAACCACTGTGCCAAATTAATTGTGTGATTCTTCATGCAATTTTTCAGCTATGTCTATACATTTGTATTGATAATGTAGCACTAGCCAAGTGTAATAGAGTGCCTGAACGAATGATTCATACTAATCTGTGAAAATGGAAtccttttaaaacatttattgatgaaatgtttgaatttaaatattgtccaTTTTCCGAAgtacttttttcttccatattCTATTTAGATTTTGATACCAGTGACAGTTAGCGTTGTATTTTTATAGAGTTGCGTTGTATTTTTATAGGtagtagaaattatatataattgtatcataTGTTCTAGTTGTTTATAAATCATcataaaatacttaatattatactGGTGTATTCCTATTTCTTAATCAAACgcaaaaaatctttcaataaagttatttttaattttatttccgacaaaaaaatatatttatttttttatttttatcctcgaACTCATTTTTGTCATTgtgtatttaatctttttacagAATACATATaacttacttttatattatttaattaagaaataattaactaataattatatacggatatacatatttcttaaatatcacaaaatttaaataacgatcaattgaaatatttaaaattttgtaaatttatgtacaattttatataatataagcgTAATTACGGGTTaagataaaaacataataatttaaatttatataatcatattttattataatgaatttgtctatttgtttcatttcatacaatataacaatattatttatttaacatttttaattttttattcagaattttcagtaaaaaataaaataaaaacgttttcataaaaacatttccgtagtaaataaaatactaattgcAATTTACAGCGAAAGaactaaatattaatgtatgtataatattgtcaattattattcaattaattattttgtcaattgcattaatattttaaataagtaggacatattttattaaaatatacaatacataaaaatatttttcaaatttaattaaataaattaactctcgtatctttcaatttctttaataacaaaaaatctgataaaatattaaaaagaggaaagaatattaataataatttacacgaaattatatatttcatgtacaaagaagaattttgtttGAACCACGGTTTCTTTCAACTTTCGTTAATATAGATCATATTTGTctaatttatcttctttcgTCGGATGTTTCTTGTCGAAACagatttcttggaaaaacttGTGCCAATCGTCAGACAAATGGGCCTGTCCAATGTCTAACATGAGTGGTATTCGTTGTGGAAACACCATGTTTTTCCATAACCGCTGTTGCTTTGATTTTGTTCTTATACTTTACATCTTTCGGCTTTAGCATGCTCTTATGGTTACTCAATAACCTTGAGGGAGTCAGTATGGATTTGTTGCTAAGACCTGTTGCTTCTAGAAAGTGATCGTAACCGCTATTCGAATTGCTCGCAGCGAGAGGAACATTATTATTGTCTTTGGTTGCAGCAGTTTTCTCATTCTGACTAATTGTTACCCCAAGATTGCCAAGCCTTTCCGATCCATCACCTTCCGGTCTATCTGGATCATCCGATAGATCACATTCATCCAAATTGAATTCCTCAAAATTTTGTCTGATATCAAATTCTTGATCGAATTCTGAATGGACGtgtttttccttcgttttcgTGCGTTTTTTTGCTTGATCTTCCGATTcaccaattttaaattcttcaaaatgacGAACAATATTGGTGACTTTGGGTATTTTTCGCATTTGTTCTCCACTAATTTCGTGGTTCTGACGCGTTTGAAAGGAGGATCGAACATTGTTGAATCTGTTCTTCCAGAAGTTCCCTTCTTCGTTGTTTCCTGTACCTTTATTAATCGTATCATCGAAATTCAAGCTTCTCGCAGACGATACATTAATCCCCGTAGATTTTAAAGGAGAGGATATAAAACCAAATATCTTCTTGCTGTGTTCAGACGAACCGGATTCGAGAAACTGTTGTTTTTTTCGTGTCTCATCGATCAGAAACGAAGGactaggaattttttttaagatcaacgtgttatttttaaactgtGGTTTTGGAGGCAAGGCAGGAGGTGTTTTAGGAGGTGGTGATATAATTTCCGGAAGCGATTCGATATCCTCGTAATCTAAATTCTTTGCTATAGTCAGTCCCTTCGTAGACATCTGTAAACAAGTCTTCTCCTCAATTCGTTCCAATTTCAAAGGCGGATTCGAGGCATTTACAGATGTTTTAATCTTTTGCGATACTTGCGAAGATTGGAAAGCTGCGTGTCTCGTTTCTTCCATCTTGATCTTTGGCTCTATAATGACAATTGGAATAGCTTTTGCTTCTTCCGATTCTTCCTCAAGACTCGACTCGTGATTCGTGATCGTAGTTGTAACGTTTGAAGTTGAGACATTTTGAGTAAGACTCATGCCAAACTCGTCTTCCGTAGCAGTAGGTTCGAAACTGTTGCTAGGAACATCGGTGAACTCGCTATCAGccgattctttttctataatacCTTCTTCGGAGtttttcctttccatttcAGATCCTACAGACTCGATGTCCGATAATTTAGCCGGTTGAAACCGTACAATTCTCCCTCGATGTTTAAATCTTCTGGACATTGAAAGAATGTTTTCTTCGTCCTCCATATCTCGCAAGAGGATCTGATTAACGCATTCCAGAACAGAATTATGATTGCTATTCGGTCGATACATGCTGTGTCTGAAAACATCGTCGTTCATTTTGTCTTCGTCAGGATCGCTGTACCAGTTCCCGCTGGTATCTTCTACGTTATGCTCTTCGATTTCCATTTTCAAGGATCTGCAAATCAAAtatgattatgaatattttacaataattaatacatatacatatatatatacagtaaaTAAGATTGTGCATTCAtgcttacattttttttcaaaaaacaaatactcacatactattattattgctcCCGGCATTATTGCTGTTgccattattattactataatccTCGTTCATTTTCGACGTGATTACATTTTCCGCATGGTTCCTCGAATTCGTCTCACTGAAAGAATTTACGTAAATAGGTTCCTGTTCCTTCTCCTGTTCGTCCCCCGAGGCAAAATTGCAATCCATTCCATCGTCCTTGCTCTCTGTCCTCGCGATATTCGTCGATTCGATCACATCCATTTCCTTCAACGCTTTCTGCGTTCTCGACCTGCCGATCCccatctttttcttcgataatttacAACCGTTCTCCATAATCATCGTTTTCtcttcctcgtcgtcgtcctcgtcgtcgtatATCATCGTAGTCTCGTTCTCGCTGTCGGTAACCATTGTCGGCGTACACCTATTGGATTTATTCAACGTGGAACTCGGCGAGACATCGGTGCTCTCGCCCTCGCAAAAACCTTCGGTGCTGAGCAACGAGGGACTGCCCTCCGTGGTGGTCGTGATAATCGACATATCCGTATTCTCGCTGCTCGTCAGACTTGTTTTCGAGATGTCGCTCCCGGCAAAGCTGTGCGTTTTCTTCACCCCTCTGTCCAGATCGTCCAGCGCAACAGGTACTTCTAACGGATTCAGTTTTGTGATTATCTCGCATTTCAAATTCTCAATGTCTTTACTAATACTGCAATCCTGCCTCGAGCTAACCTAAAATCAAGAAACAAACTAGGAGGTTAAGATTAAGGTTGAGGTTAGGTTAGCTTACTTCgttgattattattagtattattattattgaaatgaaacgaaaataggagatttgtaaaaaaatgttgtATAAAATGTTGATTTACAAAGATACATTTGGAATTCCATCgtgattatatatcaaaaggTAACGTTAGTTTAAATTAACGCAATGTAGTTGATTATCGACCgacaaaatcgatcgaaattgaaaacttACATCGACGTTGGACGTTTGAAGATCGTTGTTCTCGATATCGGTCGCCGTTTCGACCTTCATAGACGATTTACCAAGCGTCTGTTCGCGTTTACATTTGATGTAATTCTTGGTGTAGCGTCTGAGCCTCGCGATTTCGAGCTGCTGGTTCCTGATCACGTTGTCCTTCTCGCAGAGCAGCTGCCTGATTGATTTCTGCTCCTGCTTGAGCCGTGCCTCGAGCACCAGCAGAGCGCGAAGTATACGCGACAACTGTTGATCTCGAAGACTCCTCTCGGACTCGTGACTCGTGGTGCGATTGTCCAGCTCTTTCACCAGATCACGGCATCTCTTTGTGGCCGCCTTCAAGGCCTCTTGGGTACGAACCAGCTCTTGCTTGAGCGTCCGTACCTCGGTTTCCATCTGGAAAACAATTTGACGATTAGACaagcttgtttttttttaatgaagattttatatgcgtgaaaatctaaatctaaaaacattgtgttattaaatatcatcgatAATAAAACATCTGTCTacaaataatcgaattatgttatgttgaataaaatatttagataaaatatcgaactattattattattattggttgATTATCGAGTGGTTCGAGTATATACTTTGGTgtatatgcaataaaaaatttactagaCTCTAAATATCAGAGATAAGATTCAAGGTGACGATTTACGCATGATCGAAGAAACGAACGAGTGGGAATGATGGACCCTTCGCTTTGTTAACACACAAAAATGTTGAAGGCTGACTCCGGGGCAGAAACTTTGGAATTCATCCAGGTGTAGACGCTAGGAGGACCGGAAGGACCTGACCTGCAGGAATTGGCAAGCCAAAcagacagaaaaaaaaagaaagaaagaaagagagaaaggaaggaagccAGGCGATATAAAAAGGGGATTCATTGTTCGAATTTTTTGTCGGGAAAagtctattttatttctcaacaATAAATTTGTCAACTAAAAATCATCATACGTAATACGTTGATCGTTgttgtttaattttgtttttcttattaaattcacGATAAACTTGagcgataaaataataagataataaaaaaacggtTTAAAAGAGCAGAAATAATTTGTTCGTTGATTCGATACTGTCGAATGCCCATGGTGTGAAATCGTATCGACAAGGTTCGAGCAATGTGCAATTAAATCACGAAATGGTAATCGCGACGAGTCTTTTCAATTAAAGTACATTTCAAGATAACGGAATCGCGGCAAGGAAATTTATGGTGGGAGTTTCCACTTCCGGTCATTTCAAGGACACTTGGGGAACGATCGACATTGATGAACAATATTCGACTTTATCGGTAAAACAATCCTATTGTCATCGTGTTTTATTCGAAAGACGGgaggatttattaaaatttaataaatcgttatatatttattttattcaaatatttgaaaaaaaagaaggaatttgtataaaaaaatatttgtatcgaaTTCTGATACGATTTTATTTGAACGGCGAAAAGGGAgaggatttattaaaatttaatttagtaatcaaaatatttgtatttaaaaaaaggagtttataaaaaatatttgtaccgAATTCTAATACGATTTTATTGGAAGAGCAAgaggatttattaaaatttaatttaataatcaaaatatttatatttgaaaaaaagaatttattaaaaaaatataaatatcgaattctaACACGATTTCCACACGGttcacgaaatattttattaagcgTCGCAAAATGGATCTGTAAGTGATCAAATACGGATCGAACACGTTTCAGTtctttatttaactataaagTTTCGACGGGGTATACAACAAAGGTGAAATTATCTTCACTTCATGAGGTATCCCAATACAcgtataaattctaaaaactttGACAGTTAGTTTGCATCAACAGCGTTTAGCTCGCTTCACAAATTCCTGAAATCGATTTATCAAACCCTTAAACTTTGTTAATAACATCTACACTAGAAAatctatctattaaaaaaataatatgccaTAACtacagaattaaaaatattttttaaaaaatattgctccAATGGATCATTCATTTTTACACGCATGCTCtcaaatattatctttctttcctttcacgttataaaatttatgacgtTCCAACAACGTTAGCAACAATTCACTCCCTATCATTCCACGCTGAAAGAGAAGcgttttaagaagaaaagaacACCTATCGCGTGCTAGTTAAAGAAGCGTTTATTCGAAAGTAAATGGCAGTTCAACGCGGGATAGGAGCCGCCTATAGAAGAAGCCTCGTCTCTCTAAAACAACAGTGAAACGTAATAAGAGAACGAAGGGGGAAATGGTTTTGTTTCGCGTTCAACTAGAACTGTTGCGGCTTTGGTGGCTCTCGAAAAGGTTGTCAGTAGTGTAATAAAGCTGGCAGCCAGCGCGGTGAATTTATGGAGGCAGAAGATCGCAGGAAGCAGCAAATTTTCGCGGCTCTGTACAAGGTGTAATTATACGGTGGCCGATGTGCCGCGAGAAATGCATTCACGCTTCGCcgttttcttcgtttcatcACGGGGTGAAAAGTAATATCCACTGTTTGAAATTCTCCAAGTGATTCCACGTATTCGTCTTTTCGACCGATTTCGAGATGATTTGCATCGATAAATCTATTGATCGATCGAGATGTTTcctcaatttcttcttcttcgaattttgCGACGTATTTTGTAACATCCGGATTACAATTacataaattgcaataatttgaatttttgtgaGAAATAAACGTGCATTATCTGTAGACTTGACGTAATTTATCAGATCGTGaaatcgaaacatttttattttttgttttaaaatctttatcgtTAAAGCAGTAGCTGTTTATGTTATATTCGAGTatcgtgtaaaaattttatcagttTATGTCTGCActagaaagataaaattctaGTAAAATGTAACAGGTTATATAGATAACTGTATTTATaacaacgataataaaatatttccaaaaacgtttctatatttttttgctaatttaaaagttaaacgacgaatatttattttaaaaaaatgcttaTCATAACACGGTAAAAAGATGATGTATCTAAAGACATAAAATTATCTTGCTATGCTTGTCCTTGAGAATTATGCAAGTTATGTTTGAACATCTTTTCTCTACAATCAGCAGTTTACGAGTAACTTAAGATTGGTTAGTTATATATCTACACTTGGTTGattctgaattttaatttcaattatgtaTTCTATAGTgcaaattaaaacgaaataaaatgtattgaatgaaaattcttatttctagaaaaaaatattttataaatgcattaattagaaattgaatttcatctaacaataagaaaaataaatttgatctgTTCTCTAAATCGcttcgatttattaaaataaaaatactaatacaaaattatttaacaaaacgTTTTTGGATgctgaataatttttgaatcattttcaaagatattttttgtatttcaattttaatgtaatataaagtatGCATTAGTattctttgcaaaaattataatattataatgaaagatACGAGgatattactttaattatgaaagaattaattaattgagatATCACATTGTTTCAAACTTATTTGCACGGTTACGTAACTAGTGTAATATAACTAGCAAGTATGGCATCGTATAGCCTCTCTAAATGTTCAAGATTACAACATAGCAATTTAAGATGGTATGCAAATTCCGGTTCCGGTACACGTGACACCGAACACGTCGAAATCGACGATTTTCCCAATCCAACGAATTATTCGTATTCCACGAATACCGATAATCATgaggataatatttaatgtaatatatatttagaaagcgCAATTTGATGAAACGTCTGTGTCCTGAATgccaatgattaataaatgaacaaaCGTTGCGGCTTCGTGTAACTAATCGTAACACATcgattatgaaagaaaaaagagagaatattgatttattcatacaattcaattgaattcaatgacatgaattaaaatttacggtTAATGTAGAATAAATTGCTAAAAGATAATGAATTCTTAAGAAGCTTATAATGTTCGAGTCAATCATGCTCGTtttgttaggttaggttaggttattaGGACAAAAGTTGTTCAGGATGTCAGTGCTAGAAAATGATAACGcgacatattttaaatctttttaaattgaataccACGATCTTCTTTATCGTCAAAACTTATAGATATGCatgtatcttttaaaatttgacaCCCACGATCGCGTTCAATTTGAGCGTTAAAGTAGTTCACGGAGGTAATGGAAAAGTATGCTGCGACTTTCTCCGTTCTTGACCAAGTTGTCCGGTTTTTCGGTCCATGGTACGATAGGAGGTCAACAAATGAACTGGTTGCTACATAATGAGATATACTTCATGTTGGTAcagttattttctttaatatatcctGCATTCATCGAAtacttttcgaaaataaatgcaGAGGTCAGCAGAGTTGATCTCAATTATAGTTATTTCAGCTTCcttttcgtaaatattttttccttaattCAATTCCACATGGATTTCGAATATCCGTATAAAAGAATTGcagattggaatattttttctcaagTGACGTCAACGTTACATTCtctttttcgataataatttagaaacatACTTTCTCCGGTGTTACGATGTAACGGACGAATAGAGATCCATAATTATTGCACGAAATGCGCAAGAAGTATACGTAATCACATTTCTCTTGATTTTGTATTGTTCTTTATCAAGATTCGTAAATATCATAATGTTatgatttgtttaaaaatcattaataataatgacaaaaagtctcatttatttttaacaaaatatctgatctttaatttaaaaataatttttcaacagcacaaaagaataaaaatttctcatttcgTAAGTCAAGGATGCATACATAGAAGTTCTTACGATCACAAGTGTAGAATTGTGTCATTGTTTAAACAACCTTCATTGATTGCATCAGGCTATCTTATtacaaatcatttaataattactcgTACTATTTAAAGATAACGAATATCGACGCTTcggtaaatttcattatattacatatatacaagTTAGACTAATATAAATGCGATATAATCatcgatttttcatattagCACCTTTCAATCGTTATTCAATATGCAATCGCTATGTTTGGAGTAAACAATGGATGATTTTACAAAGGCTGCAACCAGACCTTCGATGAAAACGTCTTTGAAGAATGACTGATTCATCGTCCGGTAGACGTAGTAGGTCGTGTTGAAATAAGTCCGCGACATACTTTACGTATGCCTTTTTCTATACCGTtgctcatttaaaaaattgccaTATACCCGTTATAATTTGATTGTGAGCGTAAGAAATTACCAATCAAATGCATCCTCATTACATCATTATAAGAGCgcgtaattcaattttcttttttttttataggcgTATATTAGGCgtctatcttattattttcatcgatcacATAGAacgtaaaaatcaaatatttagttaaaattaaacatcttCGATATTAAAGAACTatcatatatgataattttcaattaaaaaaactatattcgTATATCATTCTCATTAAATCCTACACATCTTTACCTTAAATTCTCCTGTTTTGCAATGAAGTACACTTATCCGATTTTACTAAGAATATGTGGGCACGTGACCGGCATGATATATGTCCGAGCTTTTTCACACAATCACACACGAATCAACCAAATTTCACCTGATTTCGACATAACATTCTGTCACTGATCCTCGAGGCATCTGTCGTGCGTCGCCTCCTCGAGGATGCCGGTTACGAGTGCTCCCGAGAACAACCGTAGCCTGCCGAAGGTCACCGAATCTTTCCGAACGGTAGCGCAAATGAACGAACGTTTTTGCGTACCTGACATATTGCACTTCGAATTCTAAAACtactttgattatttttccaaactaCGAGAAAATTATGGCTTTATTTCTTCCCTTTGATAA encodes:
- the LOC108001882 gene encoding uncharacterized protein LOC108001882, with product MSKKTNCNKMLVHQLSSVLPDDRPITAISVVEDIDKCPPNFTVVSRTYDQDTDADLWRESGLFIKKKGRYICFSKTEGLPQCVVEDIAVINERDTPPEGYSIISYTVDSMQKAWRKKQVCYKIRNKELCSKAVTDIIICSRLIHKVYNTSKMAPNGFIAAGIVNGVCVCYKTVDIVNENSNSQSYVNIELLQSVSPNSSNGTSHRIPPERPPKPTNGVYPQISGTGGKDIEESDDRDYEILNPNVRIRPTRPAPQPPTSIITGSTSIYGTLPGSSDLDGVPFILNSRLSVHSDSSTNKLPVIKIWTQENLDKEFFYDFRAERET